TGCATACATGTCGTCGCATAGTATCTAGGATCTGGAAACTACATAGACGCCTttctatatatatttatttattaTAGATTGATATATTTGCAcatgctgctgcgcgcaTGTGCCTGCGCGTGGGTCGCGTACTCAGTCGGGTCGGCGCCCGTGTCCACCCTTGGTACAGAGTCCTGCGCGGAAGAAAACGTTTGCTCTTCTGGGGTTGGGCGCTCGGAGGGAGCTTCTTCAGGAGTCCAATCTGAAAAGATCAGAAGCAGGCAACGACGAAGCTTTCACTCACGGGAGAGAAAAGATGCAGCTCGCTGcgaatgcatgcacgccAAACGCATATGAAGATATACCGGCATTCGCTTGGAAAAAGAGATGCGCGGCACGGAAGGCTTCAACGCAGGCAGACTGGCGTAGATGTGCTTCTCGGCGATTAGACAggtcgccgcagagagagacaaaacGAAATTCCGAGGCATCCACTTCTATGGTGAGGCCAATAGAGGTGAGGTGGAGAGGTCGTGATTCaagcaggccgcgcgcacgcgacagGCGCCGATGGTATCCTTTACCTCGGCATGGCGGCAGGACGCAGaactcggcgtcgcggcctaTTTTGCAGCATGTGCCTTGTTcctccttcgtctgcctTCCAGACTTGCTCCGCATACAAAGTCGCTTTTTGAACACGCAGCACACGCGGCCACCATAGACCGCGTGCGGCTTTTCCAGCGGacaagaagagaaaggcTTCACGAGGACGGACtccagcaggcgcgagagaggcgcataAGCCAAAATGTCTCCTTCGGCCCGCTTCGCGACTCTCTGGAAGGACAAAAATGAGGAAAGCGAACGAGTTCTGCCTGCGTAGCCCCAGAGGAGGGCTTCGAATGAGATGTTTACAGCAAAAATGGAAACGAAGCCACCACAAGATTTTGTTTCCAGATGTATCATTTGGTCTCCACCAAGTTGAACCTGCGCGTGAAGCGCATAAGTGGGCATCGGCGCTAAGTTGTATGtacacgcatgcatacatattatatatatatgtatacaaaTACGCATGCAGGTCTGGAGTGTGGCTAATAAGAGGCGTGAGCGGATTCACAACCCTTTCTTTTTGTGCATATTCGCACCCGTGTGCAAGCATGCATCTGCGGACGGGCGTTGCTAGTCCTACGCATGcttctacatatatatttatttcTCTGTCAGTACGGACGGCGTCCGCCCGGGCCACTGCGACTATCTTTGTAAGCGATTGCTGCGCGACCTCGCGCATTCTTCACAGCGCCAATCCGCGACGTCAGCCTTCTATCCAGTTTTCGCCTCACCTTCGCcgcaagctgctgcagctcccgTCTCCGTTTTCCGTTGCTGGCGTTCAAGAAGGCATACCAGCGCACGTCTTCGAAGTCAAAGTCTGGTGAGCCAAGCAGAGCTTTTTCGTCGtagccgccgtcgccgaatCTGTGTTTGCTGAAGAAGTCTGGCGTGTGCCAACAGTGGATGTGCAGCCCCGGCGACTCAGTCCACTTGATCTTctcagctgccgctgcgcgaaAACCAAAAGGTAAAGACAGTTTCACAAACCTCTCTGGCGGGCGGAGAGCAAGCCGAAAACGAAAAGCAGATGGGATAGGACGTCCCCCTCCTGTCACGCGTCGcgggagaagcagaaagcgaAACCGCGGAGGATGCACCAGTCAgctttccgcctccgctgcggtcGCGTAAGAGACGACAAGAGACGCACAGGCCACATCGGCTAGCAACATCCACACAACGGCACCTCAAAGCTCAATCGAAGAAGACACACGAGAGAATGCGATTAAGGAGCGAAATGGGATGCGGCGACCCCCGCGACAAGCCCCATAtacggcggcgaggaagaacgGTGTGCTGTCGCGGGTTCCATGCAGCACCGCCGCAGAAAATAGGATGTGGCGGAACGGAACGTCTCAGCCTTCTCtggcacagagagagaggcatcTGCATGAATGCACCGCAGATACACGTACGCACACATACGGGTCGAGGAGAGTAGATGGGTTGTCTGTGGATGTCAGTCCATACATAAGAAGGTATCCCACGTGTTTCATTCCATGTAAGGTCGAAGTGAAAATGAAGAGCCCGTGGGGACGCGAAAGTCGCAGAGGGGACAGCAACAACGGCAGGCTCTTCGCAGAtgcggcgtccgcaggcAGTTGGCTCTCGCCGTTGCACGCGCTTCGAGGTGCACCTCACAGGTGTCTAGCAAGTCTTTTCTGACGAAAAGTCGGCGTCTGTCGATGAGGTGGTTCACAGCGATTTCCGCCGCGTACAGCAGAAGCACCCCGCGGTACCAGGTCGGCCACTCGCCGTCCAGACGGACGAAGACTGGATCTGCGTTCATCAGAAAATCTCCGACCTGAAGACGCGAGCCACCCTCCTCGAAACGAAGCGtagagacgcgcgagagtgggagcgcgaagcgccgagaaaaaacagaaggCGCGATTACAGCTGATGCATCGTACCCAGGAGCTtcgacagacagagaggcaggtATCACATGCAAGTTCGCGGAGAAGCGAGttcaccccccccccccccccctgtcTCTGTCACCCcccgtcgccctctgtcGCCTTGAGTCGACCCGAAAATCGACCCTTTGAGGCTGTATCCCTGCAGTGCATAGGCCTGTTCTGGTCCAAGTATTTCCGTCTGTGACGCGGCCGCAGTTGCGCAGCAACGTCACACGTTGCACAGAATCACAGCAACATCACACTGCGTTGTGCTGTCAACCCCTCCCCTCAGCTCCAGGTCGCCGCGTTTCGCGCCCTGATGCCtcttccctcctctctctctcacctTGACGCTgagtctcgcggcgcggacgacgtCGCTGGGTCGCCCGTACCACGTGCTGCCGACGTTGTGGACGCGTTGATGTCTGAGcttgaggaggcgcgcgtaCTCTGGAAGGACGATGCGATTCGTTTCTGAGTTGTAGCCGCCCCAGCCTGTAAAGAATGCGAACTCCGCCTCGCCAGTCTCTTCGTTCACACCCGTGATCCACGGCGTGTTGTCCGTCCGCACaagcgcgggcgagaggaaggcgtcgTTGTCGCTGCGCAGGGCTAGGTCGTACTGCCCCAAGAGCCAGGCGACCAGCGGGTGCGTCAAGGCGCTCACAGAATGCATGGCGGGGTGCTTCTGCGTCCAGAAGGCGCGGCCCTGCGTCTCGTCGAGAAGCAGGCGCACGACGAGACAGCgatgctgctgcgcgtcttcgccgatCCGCGGGGGCgtgtcggcggcgagcgcctctctcttttctgcacTCTGCGTGGGGTCctgtgcgtcgccttcggagTCGTTCTCCCTGCTCACGGactgcgcgtctcccgccAACGCGCCGGGGGAGAGGcgttctgcatgcgccgtgGAATTTTTCTGGGTGCTTGTCGCACTCCGCTGCCGCAAGGCAAGGCCTCTCCTGAGTCGGCGGAGGAGGTCGCGACGGGCGCCTGCGATGCCGCCCAGGGCGTCGAGCTCGTCGCAGATCCAGGGCAGATGGACGCCCTCCACTCGCGGGTCGACGACAATGAGAACGTCGTTGACGACTGGCGTCCGTAGGGCTGTGGAGCCTCCGATCTCGCCCTGTATCTCTGGAGCTTCTTCCAGGGTCAGAGGCACTTCAGCCTCCTCAGCGTCGAtgcccgcctgcggctcgcctgctTTGGCGTCCCCCTCttgctcgccttcgtctcgcctccCTTTCGGGGGCGTTGTGGTTTTCGCCTGAACGAGGCTCGAaccaggcgacgaggaagcggcggaagacggcaGGGCAGAAGGCAaagaaggcgccggaggcgacgcagaaggggGGCCGGGCGCGTATGCAAGAGCCGAGGTTCGGCTGTGGAGTTCCCGTCTTTCCCTGTGCTCTTCGAGACTGGCTTCTTCTCTTGCGAGCTCATCGCTCAGGACAGGGCGCCAGCGGTCGCGCGTTTGTCTGCCGTTTCCGGCTGGGTGTTTGGTGCTTTTCAAActcgacgcgaagaagagattCTCCCCAGTcagggcgtcgcggctgaagtcgggaggcaggcgcgcgtcgggCAGCTCCACGATCTCTTTTCTTTTGTTTTGAGAAACCGAGAAGGCGTACCTCCAAGACTCAATGAAGCCGAAGGCCTGGTCGATCTGCGTCATAGACGACCGGTCTCCGGTGTGCGGCACATAGAGCACAAacacgcgcgtcgctggaAAGTCGACTCCCGGTAGCAGCGCGCGCTTTCCTGCTTCCTCGGGactctccccctccgccgccaagCGGGAAAGGAGCGCGCGCGTGTAAGCAATCGAcgctggcggaggcaggaTGGAACTCGACGAAGAAATGAGAGGGAGGGATTCTgcccccgccgcagctgcatggCCCAGAAACGACGGTGGCGTCCACGGGGATCTCCTCCCGCGTTCGCGTGCTTCACTCCCTGGGGAATCGAAAcctgcgacggcggcggacggcgacgatgCGCGTGGCTGGGAAGCAGAAGCGCTTGGCGTGCCGTGGGGTCGTCGTTGCTCTTCGGTTCGCACGAGTTCGCAGCGGTCTTCGAGGTCTGCCACGAAGTCCAGGGCTGGGAATTCGTTGTGGCGATCCCCCAGATGGAAAAAGAATGCCGGCGAGAGAGTGCCGCCACGGCTCTGTCGCTCCGAAGCAGCCTTGGACTGCTCGGCTTCGCCCTCActcgcggctgcttcgtCCTCGACGGCCTCTGgagctcgcggaggcctgcgacgTCGTCTACGGCTGTGTTCGGAGTCAGGCTGAAAGGGACACGAAAGGAGGCGTTCGTCGAGACTCGAGAGGCGACTTCCTTGCGGACGGGTCGCGCGTGAGGAGACTCGTGCCCCATTCTTtacgaagaagaagccctCAAAAAGCGCGTGGCTGTTCAACGAGGAAGGCAGCCAGTTTGCGGAAAGCGAAAAGAAGTCTTCGgccggagacgcgaagaaacgcgTCAAAGTCAAGAGATTGACACACGTATGAGACAGCAGAAGGAGGGCACAGAGAGTCGCGGATGCGACCAGAAAAAGCGCACGAGGCGTGCAACACCGCGCGAGTTTCCGCAGGGGCGCCACCGCAGAGCCCAGACAAGAAAAACACGACAGtaagcgcggcgagcgacaggaAGTCCGCAGGGGGAGCGATTCGcttgcttcttcctcctcgcccccgcTAGGCGTATCCACTTCGCACCGACAGCCCATCGCGGCAACGCTGAATTCGTAGCCGATCGCAGAACTGCTCCACACGAAGCGAAAGTCGCTGACCAAAGAGTGGAGACTCACGTGAATGCAAACAAACCTGGGGAGCACAAGCTGGTCAAAAGATTCACAGAGTCGGATGCCTGTCTGTACCTCTGTGCCTCACACACGAAAGTCGTGGTTAGGCCGCCAAAGAAGGAAAATGACGCATAGGAAGAAAGGGAGTACGTGAAGCGAAAATGtgagaaagacgaagaggcaggccGATGAAGGAGCATATACTGTCAAATCAGCTATAATGGCACGCGGTTAGTAAAGAACAAGGTGCTCCACGCCATACGCAGCGGGCAGTTAGAACTGCAGAGCTTTCAAGTCTGTGACAAAATGAGCAGGAGTACCTTCGAATTGCCAAATCAAAGGAGGCAGAGCTGGAAGCGCTGTGGTCTGCAATGGTTCACCGGACAACTATATACCGCCGCATCTACAAAGGTTCGCATATACTTATGTATCGGCATGAAGCGTAGATGATGTGCCGCAACGACTTCGAAATACATTGCCACAGCGCGTTCTATTCCACACAAACGCGTGCCGATCTTTCGCGGTATTCGGAGCGTCCGCACCAACTCTGGAGAAAGTCCTCAAACATTAGACTCGTAGCCAAATCGTGGAACCGCCGCGAACTCTATTTAGCCCCATGTCAAAATAGAAGACATGACGCAGAGGGCTTGCCAAAAAAGCGAATGGGAATAGTGAATCTTGAAAAGGCGCTTCGTCTCAAGCATCCCTGGATGCCTTCTCTAGTCCAGCGTATCTCCCCTGTACCTTCCGATCCTCCCATGTAGGACAAAAAATTGTTTCGGAGTCGTGCAACCGGTGCGGGGGAACAGGGGGTTTCGTGCTTCGCTGCGTCGGCTACTCCCTGCGATGGCTCAGACACAAGGACGGGGACTGATACGCATGAGCTCATTGATACATAACAGATATACTCCCTTCACAAAAAGAAGTGGTGCACTCACAACTGGAAGCAAATGTAACGCAGAAGTAACTACCGCGGAAGCGCGACCGGCCCGGCTGCCATGGACCTCAAGTTTTCAAGAAGCATCCATAGATGGTTTGTGGCGTTCCTGTTACATCGTGTGTAATTTCAGGCTTCTAGTGCTCTCAGTGGTAGCCGTATATATTCATTGTCCACCCCATCTCTCGCCACATCGACCTTATGGAGGTCCAACGATCGGTTTCTGTGCGGGTAGCTTTGTAGGATGTGGAGGTCTCAACGCACAGCAGTGGGAACAAGGACGCTCAGAACGTTCGAGTACCCTGACGGCAGCTCCCTTTCTACGGTCCGAAACATTGTCCGGATTCCACGCGGTAGCCACAGACGACACTGCCAGGGGGTGCACATGATGGTCATGCAGAATAGCAGCGTTGTGTAGAAAATTACCCCGCTGGTGGCCTGTGTTCTGCGAGCGTTCACTTTTGCCCCCTACTATTTCAGCGGTCATCGGACCCCTCAGAGATGGAGTACTTTCCCCGCCCGGAAGATGAGCCAAGCCTGTCGGCTGTTgtcatatacatatatatatatatattatatatattatatatatatatattcatcCTATGCATGTGCGCATGTCGCTACGACCTGACGGAAAAGTGTACCGTGGGTCCTGCCAGAGTTTTCCCTTCCCTGGAGCGGTTTGACGTATGCAGCTCTAAGCAGTTTTTCCAGTCACTGAGTCAGTGCATCAGAAGCGCATGCTGCACGTGAGCGCGTACGTCGTCGAGCGTTGAGCAGCCGCATTTCTACGGAAGGGAGCGCGCAcggcgcgtgtctcgctCTGTTTTCCTTCTGAGTTTCCAGAGAAACTCGCGGCTTCGAAGGGCGTCAGCAAAAGACGATTGCCGACCCGGATAGGCAAGCGCCCCTAGCGGCGCGCACACCGGTTCATCGACAATCGAAAGCCGCGACAGAATCGATGTGTTGAGTCTGGCGACCACGCGGGCACGTGGCATTTCCATGACTCATAGACTCCATCTTGGCGACGGGCTCAGCATTCCACGCGGAAGAGATCCCCCTGCAGCGCGTACCAACACAAGCAGCATCGAGGTCGGTGCCGCATGGGTGCCGCCTTGTGATTCTAGTTGTAGACATCGTGAAAGTCTTGACCGGCGTGAGGGAGGACATGCTTCGTAGAGGCGGCACAGGGGCCGATACACAGTGTGATGCCCAAAGATGGTCGTTGTTCACCGAAGCCTGAAAAGGTTAAAGTGGAAACTGTTTAAGTGGAAAGTCCCGTTTTCAGAGCCTTCGCCCGCTGGCTGGACTCTCTGCAACCGGCGGTTGTGGGAGAAGGCTCGACGTGAGGACTCCTGTGTATACGTGCAtgcgcgtttcttcgcgaAAAGCGACATTTTCTTATGCTGTTTGTAATCGTCGACATAATCAAAGTTCTTGGGAGCTTGCGTCcaagtttagggtttttcTGAATCTCAAGGCGCGCTCCGGGAGACACGGTTGCTTCGCGTTCACATGAAAGCCCGTCGGCTCAACAAAGAGCCATCTTTTCTCCAAAGAGCCACTCGCAGCGACGTGCCGCAGAGCCGTTTCGTCCTTCTGGAGGCGTGGTTCGAGGCAGTTCTGTGGACCTCTTCTCTGTGAGACGGCAGAAGTCAAGAAGATCCGTGGGTGGCTCACTTCTGTTTCGCGTCTCGTCTCCGAAGCGAcggtctccttcgcctcgccctgctgGCGCATGtgcggcctcttctccgtcttGCTTTGAGACAGAGAGCTACGCAGCGCACCATTCGCTTCGCGTTTGCGCATCTGCGTCGCCACAACAGTTCACCACGGAGACATATAGTCTATGTAATTCCTTGTATGCATACAGCATGCATGCCTAGGATACAAGCTTGCCTGCTGACTTGAGTCATCCCGCTCTCGGGCGGAGCCGTAGGGTCAGCTGCCTGAAAGGGCTGCGAGTTTGTCTTGTTTGAAAGCCAACGATTGCACTTTTTCGTGAAGCATTTATTCTTCGGCAgctgcgagccgcgagaggcgccgtcAGTAAGTTCTCTGTCTCTTGTTTTCCCGCGGATTTTTGCGCTGTAGAAGCGCGCTATCATCTCGCTCCGTAGCTTCACGTTTTTGTCGTCATGACTTTGGCGTGTTCGTTGGCACACGCTACACACAGTGCGCGTTCGTTCCCTTTTTTAGCGCCTTTCTTCTGGCCTTCGCCCTGCTCTATTCTAGTTGaacagacgcagcagagaggccgcgcgttTTGTCGTTGTTTTGTCGCCTTGTCTCCCGCGTGCGAGTCTATCGTTGTTCCAAATCAGTTGTCTCCTGAGGTCTCGCTTCAACCTtttcgcctcggcgcggtATTCTGCTCAATTCCCGTTTCCACGTGACCCGTGCTGCTGTAAAGATCTGCGTCAGCTTCCTTCGCATTCCTCGGGTGCGGGCGTCTGCGTAGACGACTTGGTCTTGCTTAACTTCAAaggtctctcctcgcgtcgaGAGTCTGTCCCTGGCCGCTCGAGTCTTTTCTCGCTGCATTTCTTTGTCCTTTGTTGTTGCCTGGATCGCACCTCCCTTCCCTGTCGGCGACTTCGCTTGCGCGACGCCACGCCGCGTTGCAGCTCCCAGcgcgctccctccgcgccgcgccctcgctttCTCTTGCATCCGCAGACAGGCACCTCGTGTCTTTTCTTGTATCTTTCACGCGTCTTGCCCACGTCTGTCGCGATGGAGTCTCTGGATAGTTTGGCCGCCGTGTGCGGATTGCCATTTTCTCTCAAAGCCCTGCCGGTCGTCTTGCTGCTGCTCTACATGAGCTTCTGCGCACATTTGGCGGTGAGCTCCTTGCGCCGCGTCCAGCCCTACACGAACTGGGAAGTCCTGACCCCCGATGAGCAGAAGAAATACGCCGGATACGAGCGGAACGACCGCCGGCGTCTCAGCTACATCAAGACCGGCCTAggcggcttcttcctcgtaAGGACGCAGGCGTCTTCTCACATGTCTGGCGTCTACTCCGCGGGAGCACACAGCGACCAGGGAGCCCTGCGCAGCGATATTAACGACgcatggcctagctatgatcttcATGACCTTAatgtctgtgtgtgtggaAGGTGTGGTAACTTCTTTGCACCACTATGTATATTGGAGGTGCGGCAGTCGTTTTCCCAGGAGCCGGACGAATCGTGCAGTGCAGGGGACCGGAGACGAAGGGGTCCGCTGCCGCTTGGGCACTCACTCGTGCTAGTCGGTTTTTCTTTATTTTCATTTTACGGCTGTGAAGGAAAAGAGGAATTTGTCTTTCGAGAACGGTACGGGGCGCGGCAGTTTTGACAGTCTCGGCGTTTGTCTCGCATGCCGCTGGAGCGTGATCTCTCCCTGCGGTGCTGTTCGCGAATCTGCAGCTGCCCTGGAGGATGATCATTGCCTTCTCCCTGCTCATCAGCAACGGGCTTTCGAGCTGTAAGTCTCCGTCTTCCCTCGAActcccgtcgccgtcgtttAGGTCTCAGCCTGTCCTCAGGTTGCGTCCTCCCGCAGCGACATCCCCCTCGTTCTCCGATCTGTCAGCATTTGCATGCAAACGCGCATATTTAGATATCCATGGGTGAGCGTGTAAATTCAATGACCAATTAACATGCAGATAAGCACAtacggcgggcgcgggcgactgaCACAGCAGGCGGCTGTGACGGTCTGAGGTCAGCAGCGAGGCTTGTCACTACGCCAGGAGCGCGATTTGCAGGCGACGATGCATCCTCAATCGCACGCATTGTTTCCGTGCATGTATAAATATGTGAATATATGATGTATATATGATGTTTGGAGATGCATCGATGCGCAGACACGGGCACTTTGAGCTGATAGCCGATCTTGTAGCTAACACCTAGCCTTTCCACAGATAGCGTCGGCGCGTAAAACGTATGCATGCGGGCAGCGCGCTCCAGATGGAGGCGTGACCCAGGGCTTTCTGCTTCCCGATGTTTGTGTTTTCAGCGTGGCTTTCGCGTCTGTTGGGAGATGCCGGGAAGGGTTtttcgctgcgggcgcgagtCACGCGGTGAGAAAACAGCCAAGCGAAAAAGGTCAAGGCGAAGCAaccgagagagagcgagggtGGGTTGCCCGCTTCTGCTTGCAAAGTCATGGCTTCGGAGAACACGGGAGAAGTGTGGCAATGTGCTGTAGTCTCTGATTCTCGTGTGTTGCATTCATGCGTATCTTAATGAAGCGAAGTTTTCCGTGGAATGTATATTTACACATAGATATGCCTGTATCTGTATATGCTTCTTATCCATGTGAACGCGCGTGTGAGTCTCTATCGGCACTGAGGCCCGAACGCTGCAGGGAGAGGGCTTTTGAGGGCTTTCTGCGTGCACGTGTGCGCACGCCTGTTGCTTCGTTCAGCGCGCATCGGGAACTGCGTTTGGACTCGTGAACGAAAATCTGGAGGCTTGAGAGCTGTAAAAGCCTCGGCCGGCTGTGGGTGCATCGGCATGGCAAGTGCACGAGTGCATGTgtgcgcgcgtccgcgggcaGGACAAAGCCGCTCAGAGAGTGTTTCTAGTGTTTCTTTTGCCGGAGACATGGAAGGTGATCGTCGATGGCATGCTTGCGTGTGTTCAGTTGTGGCTCTATAAGATGCGCTTGCCATTTTCTTGCAGTACGCCATTCTGTGGAAGGAGTATCGGCATTGTGTGTGGCGCCCTTCCGCAGGAGACTGATCGCATACGTCGCGTACTTGCACTGTCGCATTCTCTTCTACGTCATGGGTAGGTTCCTAGCTGTTTTTCCAGTTCACAACTTGTGCTGTGCGTCGACGGAGTCGCAGCCGACggtgcgccttcgtctttcgCGACGAGTCGAGATCACTGTCGCTGGTGACT
This portion of the Besnoitia besnoiti strain Bb-Ger1 chromosome VII, whole genome shotgun sequence genome encodes:
- a CDS encoding hypothetical protein (encoded by transcript BESB_079400) gives rise to the protein MGCRCEVDTPSGGEEEEASESLPLRTSCRSPRLLSCFSCLGSAVAPLRKLARCCTPRALFLVASATLCALLLLSHTCVNLLTLTRFFASPAEDFFSLSANWLPSSLNSHALFEGFFFVKNGARVSSRATRPQGSRLSSLDERLLSCPFQPDSEHSRRRRRRPPRAPEAVEDEAAASEGEAEQSKAASERQSRGGTLSPAFFFHLGDRHNEFPALDFVADLEDRCELVRTEEQRRPHGTPSASASQPRASSPSAAVAGFDSPGSEARERGRRSPWTPPSFLGHAAAAGAESLPLISSSSSILPPPASIAYTRALLSRLAAEGESPEEAGKRALLPGVDFPATRVFVLYVPHTGDRSSMTQIDQAFGFIESWRYAFSVSQNKRKEIVELPDARLPPDFSRDALTGENLFFASSLKSTKHPAGNGRQTRDRWRPVLSDELAREEASLEEHRERRELHSRTSALAYAPGPPSASPPAPSLPSALPSSAASSSPGSSLVQAKTTTPPKGRRDEGEQEGDAKAGEPQAGIDAEEAEVPLTLEEAPEIQGEIGGSTALRTPVVNDVLIVVDPRVEGVHLPWICDELDALGGIAGARRDLLRRLRRGLALRQRSATSTQKNSTAHAERLSPGALAGDAQSVSRENDSEGDAQDPTQSAEKREALAADTPPRIGEDAQQHRCLVVRLLLDETQGRAFWTQKHPAMHSVSALTHPLVAWLLGQYDLALRSDNDAFLSPALVRTDNTPWITGVNEETGEAEFAFFTGWGGYNSETNRIVLPEYARLLKLRHQRVHNVGSTWYGRPSDVVRAARLSVKVGDFLMNADPVFVRLDGEWPTWYRGVLLLYAAEIAVNHLIDRRRLFVRKDLLDTSAAEKIKWTESPGLHIHCWHTPDFFSKHRFGDGGYDEKALLGSPDFDFEDVRWYAFLNASNGKRRRELQQLAAKRVAKRAEGDILAYAPLSRLLESVLVKPFSSCPLEKPHAVYGGRVCCVFKKRLCMRSKSGRQTKEEQGTCCKIGRDAEFCVLPPCRDWTPEEAPSERPTPEEQTFSSAQDSVPRVDTGADPTEYATHAQAHARSSMCKYINL